The Malus domestica chromosome 06, GDT2T_hap1 genome has a segment encoding these proteins:
- the LOC103437022 gene encoding deoxypodophyllotoxin synthase-like, which translates to MAKLAIVDFSNEDCFKPGTSSWLSIRKDICHALEELGCFVAILPNKISSELCSTFFRMLDELFDFPTEIKVKNSYEKPYPTGYLNVGNTGYESLAIADAGLRSHRDRDFSTILCQNHVKGLEIYSKDDEWICFDPLPSSFVFLAGDGLQVWSNDRIRACKHQVTLSENDVRYSLGLFSFRAGETHTPKELIDEDHPLQYNPLNNLEYIEYTKKNYSSLGPDYTVKAYCGV; encoded by the exons ATGGCCAAACTAGCAATAGTAGATTTCTCCAATGAAGACTGCTTCAAGCCTGGGACAAGTTCTTGGCTCTCAATACGCAAAGACATTTGCCATGCACTCGAGGAGCTTGGCTGTTTCGTGGCAATATTACCCAACAAAATTTCTTCGGAGCTTTGCAGTACCTTCTTCCGTATGTTGGACGAGTTGTTTGATTTCCCAACAGAAATCAAAGTGAAAAACTCTTATGAAAAGCCTTACCCCACTGGCTACCTAAACGTTGGGAACACCGGTTATGAAAGCTTGGCTATTGCTGATGCGGGTCTCCGCAGTCATAGAGACAGAGACTTTAGCACCATACTTTGTCAAAATCATGTCAAAGGTCTGGAAATATATTCAAAGGACGATGAGTGGATATGTTTTGATCCTCTGCCTTCGTCCTTCGTATTTCTAGCGGGTGATGGACTTCAG GTTTGGAGCAACGATAGAATACGAGCTTGTAAACATCAAGTGACCTTGAGCGAGAATGATGTACGGTACTCGCTCGGACTATTTTCATTCAGGGCAGGGGAAACACATACACCGAAGGAGCTTATAGACGAGGACCACCCCCTACAGTATAATCCATTGAATAACTTGGAATATATTGAATATACAAAGAAAAATTACTCCAGCCTTGGACCTGACTATACCGTCAAGGCATATTGTGGCGTTTGA
- the LOC103409467 gene encoding probable 2-oxoglutarate-dependent dioxygenase AOP1, whose translation MAKLAIVDFSNEDCFKPGTSSWLSIREDICHALDELGCFVAILPDKISLELRSTFFDTLAELFDFPTEKKVKSFYEKPYPTGYIKVGNAAYESLGIAGATDPEQTQIFEHHFWPNGHNVFRETADLYTKVMEELHHAVTRMVFENYGVEEYLDDHLESTTHMCRFNKYSEPEKTGTNLGLPGHTDSNFSTILYQNHVKGLEIYSKNDEWICIDPLPSSFIFLAGDGFQVWSNDKIRACKHRVILSENVVRHSIGLFSFRVGETHTPKEFIDEDHPLQYKPLNNWEYTQYVKKNASSLGPDYTVKAYCGV comes from the exons ATGGCCAAACTAGCAATAGTAGATTTCTCCAATGAAGACTGCTTTAAGCCTGGGACAAGTTCTTGGCTCTCAATACGCGAAGACATTTGCCATGCACTCGACGAGCTTGGCTGTTTTGTGGCAATATTACCCGACAAAATTTCTTTGGAGCTTCGCAGTACCTTCTTCGATACGTTGGCCGAGTTGTTTGATTTTCCAActgaaaaaaaagtgaaaagtttTTATgaaaagccttatcccactggCTACATAAAAGTTGGCAACGCCGCTTATGAAAGCTTGGGGATTGCTGGTGCTACAGACCCGGAACAAACTCAAATATTCGAACATCATTTTTGGCCCAATGGACATAATGTATTTCG TGAGACTGCTGATTTGTATACAAAAGTAATGGAAGAACTACATCATGCTGTCACGAGAATGGTGTTTGAAAACTATGGTGTAGAGGAGTACCTTGATGATCACCTTGAATCGACTACTCACATGTGCCGATTTAACAAATATAGTGAGCCTGAGAAAACTGGAACTAATTTGGGTCTCCCCGGTCATACAGACTCAAACTTTAGCACCATACTCTATCAAAATCATGTCAAAGGTCTGGAAATATATTCAAAGAACGATGAGTGGATATGCATTGATCCTCTGCCTTCGTCCTTCATATTTCTAGCAGGTGATGGATTTCAG GTTTGGAGTAACGACAAAATACGAGCTTGTAAACATCGAGTGATCTTGAGCGAGAATGTTGTACGACACTCAATCGGACTATTTTCATTCAGGGTAGGGGAAACACATACACCGAAGGAGTTTATAGACGAGGACCACCCCCTACAGTATAAGCCATTGAATAACTGGGAATATACTCAATATGTAAAGAAAAATGCCTCCAGCCTTGGACCTGACTATACCGTCAAGGCATATTGTGGCGTTTGA
- the LOC114825429 gene encoding uncharacterized mitochondrial protein AtMg00810-like — MGFTVSQCDTSLFFKHDGTDVIALLLYVDDIMFTGSNETKFQIQYRHNGDIFLNQSKYAKDLIHKASMDSCKPASTSCKPHTQLLVTEGTPLGDPTMYRNRDGALQYLTFIRPDLSYAGNMACQYMNQPTDVHYGLMKRILIYVQGTVTCGITCSTCHDNYITTFFDSDWAVDPNTRRCITGFVMYVRHNPISWQSKKHSSVSRSSTEAKYKALAHCAADIKHLLCKEKYAIEPCGYNEA; from the exons ATGGGGTTTACAGTGTCTCAATGTGATACAAGTTTGTTTTTCAAACATGATGGAACAGATGTTATTGCATTATTgttgtatgttgatgatattatgTTTACAGGATCTAATGAAACTAAATTTCAG ATTCAGTACAGACATAATGGTGATATTTTCTTGAATCAATCCAAGTATGCCAAAGATTTGATCCATAAAGCTAGTATGGATAGTTGTAAACCTGCATCCACATCATGTAAGCCACACACTCAGCTCTTAGTAACTGAAGGAACTCCTCTAGGTGATCCTACTATGTATAGAAATCGTGATGGTGCCTTACAGTACCTCACATTCATCAGACCGGATCTTTCTTATGCTGGGAACATGGCTTGTCAGTATATGAATCAACCTACTGATGTACACTATGGTCTTATGAAAAGAATCCTCATATATGTTCAAGGTACTGTCACTTGTGGTATTACTTGTTCTACATGTCATGACAACTATATTACTACATTCTTTGATTCGGATTGGGCAGTTGATCCTAATACTAGAAGGTGTATTACTGGTTTTGTGATGTATGTGCGACACAATCCCATCTCTTGGCAATCCAAGAAACATTCATCAGTTTCTAGAAGCTCCACTGAGGCAAAATATAAGGCCTTGGCACATTGTGCAGCTGAT ATTAAACATTTATTGTGCAAAGAGAAGTATGCAATTGAGCCATGTGGATATAATGAAGCCTAG